In Deltaproteobacteria bacterium, the sequence TGATATTGTTGTTCACAGAAATAGTTCATCGCCGCAGTTTCCGTATTGGATAGAAGTCCAACTTTATAACCCCTATCTTTTAAACGGGAAGCCAAAGAGAACATCTCCTTCTTGGGAGAATATACCTGTCTAACTGCGTCCTGCCATAATGAATGATTATGCTGTTTTTGGACTCCTAATTCAGAACAAAGCCTCTCCCACAATGTATCCTCTGACATCATGCCTTTTTGAAACTCCAGTGCAAATTTTATGTACGCATTCAAAAGTGCTTCTCCAGTTACACCCAGCGCCTTTGCAAAATAGGCAGTAAGTCCTGGCGCCGGGTCGTCAATCAAAACTCCACCCCAATCAAATATAATTGCTTTAATCATGTCTGATAAAGGTGCTGGTTTATAGTACAGCCGGCTATTTTAGCAGAAACCCACCGATTTCGGAAGAAGATTTACGTGGGTGCCCCACCGCTCCCAGCAACTTCGCTCGGGGACAAGAGGCCCTTTGAAGCCCATCCCCCCAAGACTGAGGTATTACCTGTAACATCGTACCGTTTTCCAGCACTTAATGTGAGGCATTAGCACTTAACTGATTTCGGACAACGGCGTATTGATTTATTAAAAACTTGCAGTATAAACTATAAATACGTTATTGTTTTCTTCCGAGATAGGACTTTTTGTGTAACCAATACTTATCGAAGGGATATGGATTAGTCAATCTCTGCAGTAGGTTTGTTGAGGAAACTCGATAAGGTCGTGGAAAAGGGGTTACTCAATCATCGTGCAGACGTTAGGAGAATGCCAGTTTCTCTGGCGCAAAGAACCCACACGTTGAACCGAGAACACAACGGCTGTGTCAACCAAAGCTAGGGTTAAAGATCAGAGAGTCGTCGTTGTCACGGGAGGTGCACGGAGTGGCAAGAGCCGCTTTGCAAAGGAATTGGCGAAGCAAAGCGGGGGAGAAGTGGTCTTTGTCGCCACCGCGTCTGCGCAGGACGAAGAGATGATAAGGAGGATAGAAAGGCACAGGAGGTCGCGTCCGCGCCAGTGGAAGATGGTGGAGGAGGAAGTAGACCTCGTGGGCGTTATCGACGTCCTCGGTGAAGAGTCTAAGACCGTCATAATCGACTGCATCACGCTCTGGCTCAGTAACCTGATCGAACGCGGGCACCGGGACAAAGAGATCCTTCAGGAAACCAAGAGGCTCAGCAGGGCCTTGCTACAATCCCCCCATACCGTGATCCTTGTCACCAACGATGTGGGCTCGGGGATCGTACCCGAAAATGCCCTCGCCCGCCGTTTCCGCGACCTGGCAGGAGAGGTAAATCAGATCCTGGCTTCGTCTTCCCAGGAAGTCTACCTAATGGTGGCAGGGATACCTGTGAAGATAAAACCAAATAAACCCAAGGTTGGGGGCTATCTGTGACACCCTCGGGGCCACGGTGGAGTTGGCGGAGGTAGTAGTGCTCCTCAGTATACATAATACATGGATGGGTTATGTAGATGGGACACGGCGGGAGAGTCTTTCAGGCTGCTGAGAACCTTGGGATCTCCCCCTATGAGATCCTCGATTTCAGTGCCAATATCAATGCATTTTTTGACCTTTCAGCCATAAAAAGGCTGATCGAGGAGCACCTCGACTATATACATGTCTACCCCGACCCCGATCTGAAGCGGGGACGAGATGCCCTGGCAGAGTTCCTCCATCTTCCTACAGAAAACGTCGCCGTTGGCAATGGCGCCAGCCACCTCATACACCTCCTCCCTCAGGCTTTGAGACCCAAGAAGGTCCTGATTCCCGTGCCCACCTTCTCGGAGTACGAGAGAGGGGTACTGAGTGCAGGAGCAGAGATCTCCTTCCTCAGGCTCCAAGAAGATGAAGGTTTCTGTCTGAGGGCCGAGTCGCTTCTGTCGACACTTGACCCTTCAGTAGATATGGTCATCCTCTGTAATCCCAACAACCCTACAGGGCAGCTCTTGCTGCAGGAGGAACTGGAAGAGATCGAACGGCACCTCCGAAAGGACGGGACATGGCTGGTGGTGGATGAGGCGTTCATCGACTTCGTCCCAGAACAGAAGAGGCCCTACCTCCTCGAGAAAACGATCGATGGCCGTGTTGTCCTGCTCAGGTCGCCCACCAAGTGCCTCGCAATACCCGGCCTGAGACTCGGCTATCTCGCTGCCCCCCGCACTGTCATCCATAGTGTTATTGCTCTTACTCCACCCTGGTCAGTCAACTGCTTTGCCCAACTGATCCTCGAGAACTTCCAGGATCTTTACGAGGTCTTCAAAAAGGGGCTTCCGCAGTTGTTCGCGGAGAGAAATTTCCTTAAAGGTGAACTTGGGAAGAACTTCAAGGTCTTCCCCTCTGAGGCCAACTTCCTTCTTTTCAAGTCCAAGGGGTTTACCTCAACGAACCCCTCCAAGGCCCTCCTTAAACACAGGATTCTGGTAAGGGATTGCATGAACTTCAGGGGATTGGACGAGGGATTTACCAGGGTGGCCGTAAGGGGTAGAGACGAGAACCTGAAGTTGATCAAGGCCATAAGGGAGGTAACGTGATGCAAACACTTAAAAACCGTCTTGCGGCCATCGAACCCCTGGATGAGGAGGCCATTCAAAAGGCGAAAGAACGTACCCGAGACCTCATCATGCCCTCCCTAGCCCTGGGGAGGCTCCACGAGATATCCTGGCGAATGGCAGGGATAAAGAAAGGAATCGTGGGCCAACTACAGCATAAGGTGGTCATGGTGGCAGCAGGGGACCACGGAGTGGCTGAGGAAGGGGTGAGCCTCTATCCTCAAGAGGTAACCCGGCAGATGGTCTTAGGATTCATAAGGGGCGTCGCGGCTATAAACGTAATCGCCCACCATGTGGGGGCCAGGGTCGTGGTGGTGGACTTCGGCATCAAAGGCGAACCAGACCCTTTGTGGCTTTCAGCACCGGATAGGTTCAGGGACAAAAAGGTCGCCCCGGGGACGAACAACATCGCACGGGGGCCTGCTATGACCAAAGAGCAGGCAGAGGAGGCGATCCTCAAGGGGATAGAGGTCTTTGAGGAGGAACGCAAACGAGGCATGGATGTCATCGCCACGGGTGACATGGGCATAGCCAACACCACTGCCTCTGCCGCAGTGATTTGCGCCCTCACAGGTCTCCCCCCCGAAGAGATAGCAGGTAGAGGCACTGGACTCGATAACGAACGGCTTAAAAAGAAGGTAGAGGTGATCAAAAGGGCGCTCGAGATCAACCGCCCCGATCCCTCGGACCCTCTGGACGTGCTGGCCAAGGAGGGAGGGTTTGAAATAGGGGGGATATGCGGGTGGATGCTTGGGGGTGCCTCAGATGGGCTTCCGGTCGTTGTAGATGGCTTTATTTCCACGGCAGGGGCCATGCTTGCTGTAGCGCTTGAACCAAAGATAAAGGACTACCTCTTCGCAGGTCACCTCTCAGAAGAAAAAGGACACCGCAGCGCCCTTGAGTATCTAGGCCTCAAACCCATCCTCGACCTCGGGATGAGGCTCGGGGAGGGTACAGGGGCCGCCCTTGCCCTTCCCATCATCGAGGCAGGGGTGAAGCTCCTCGCGCAAATATCTACCTTTGAGGAGGCAGGGGTGAGCAGGAGCGCAGGATGACCTTTAGCCTTCTTATAGCAGCGCGAAGAGAATAAAAAAGGCAGTTCCTAGTGAGAAGAAACTCGCTGCGTACATCAACCGTATCGCCCTGAGAATGTCTTCTGGTTCCCTCTCTTTCAGACCGTCGCCGATGGCCGGCAGCTCCGTCCTCCGGCCCCGATAAAAGCTTACACCCCCGAGGGCAATCCCCAAGGCCCCTGCGAAGGCGGCCTCGGGGATCCCGGCATTGGGGCTCGGCGTCTTGCCCCTGTCTCTGAGCATGATCCGGAGGCTATCCTTCGCTTCCATCCCTAAAACTAAGGCAGCCATGGGAATAATCGCTCCTGTGATCCTCGCAGGAACGAAGTTCATCAGGTCATCCATTCTGGCAGAAAACCAGCCAAGCTCTCTATATCTCTCGACCCTGTATCCTATCATGGAGTCGAGGGTGCTTGCAGCCTTGAAGGCCATAGCCAGGGGCGCCCCTCCCAAACAGGCGTAAAAGAGGGGGGAGGTAATTCCATCCACGGTATTCTCTGCCACGCTCTCCACTGTCGCCCTTACGATTTCTGGGGGGGATAGATCCTCTGTATCCCGCCCCACTATCCTGGCCTGAAGCCTCCTGGCCTTAGGGATATCATCGCTCACCAAGGCCTCGTAGACGTCCTTGGCTTCCCTGTCGAGATCCCTCATGGCGATAGCGGTATAGATGAGGAAGCAACTGGCCCCCATCCCCAACCAGGGGTGGATCAGAGATCCGAGATGAACCAAGCACCAGACGATAATGAAACTTCCCCCTGCCACAGCGATCCCCAGGAGCACACCTGCCAGATAAAGATTTGTAAAGACCCTACGCAGCCAACCCTCCAGGATCCTTATACACCATCCTATCGCCCGCACGGGATGGGGGTAGTTTCTGGGGTCGCCGAGGATGAGATCCAGAAAAAAGGCAGCAAGGATCAAAAAGGCTCTGTCCATAAACCCTCATGAAGGTTTGTCCGCACTCCTGCCCATGAAAAATAACAGCTCCCAAAGAGGGGTTCAAGGATTCGAGGGTTCAAGTGTTCAAGTGTTTGTGTTGTACCTTCTGTCAGGTCTTCGACCTATCCGCCGGGGACCCCGCACCCCCCAAAAGTGAAATACCTTATTAGGGATTTCAGTGGGCGAAGCCCCATGAAGTAAGATTGAAAAACCATAAAGGCCTAACCGGCTTGTAAGCTCAATTTTGCCGTGAATGATCTTCACAGCAATTTTTTACTCTTCCCCTGGAACAGGTAAGATAATGGGCCTGGCCTTTACAGGGGCCTCTATAACCCTCACCGAAGTCCGATAGACCTCCTCTATCACCCTTTCTGTCAACACTCCTTTGGGGGTGCCGGTCCTGTGAAGGTGGCCTTCGTTCAGAAGGATGAGCCTTTCGCAGTAGAGGCCTGCGAGGTTGAGGTCATGCAGGACCACCATTATGGTCAGGGAACTCTCTCTATTCAATTTCCTCAGAAGGTCCATGATCTGGATCTGATGGCCTATGTCGAGATGGGCCGTGGGCTCATCCAAGAACAACAACTGGGGTTCCTGGACGAGGGCCCGGGCCAAAAAGGCAAGCTGCCTCTCGCCACCGCTGAGCTCCCCCATCCTCCTTCCTCTCAAATAACCTATCCTTGTCAGTGCCATGACCTTCTCTGCCATCTCCACATCCTTTTTAGTCTCCAAGAGTTGAAATCTGCCCCAATGAGGAACCCTCCCCAACAGGACAAACTCCTCCACAGAAAAGGGTGGTGTAGCTTCTGGCGATTGGGTCACCACGGCCACCTTTGTCGCCAGCTCCCTGCGACTCATCCTTTTTGTTGCCTTTCCCTCAAGGAGAATAATCCCTTTTTTGGAGGGAAGAAGGCCATTGATCGCCCTTATGAGGGTGGTCTTACCTGAACCATTGGGACCAATTACCCCAACAAACTCTTCTCTCTTCACCCCAAAGCTCACATCATGCAGGACAACCCTCTTCCCGTAACCACAGGAAAGACCTTCAATCTCCAGTATCGACCCCTTCATCAAAAGGAAGCCCCCTTCCTGCTCAGTGCATATATAAAGACACTCCCACCTACAAGGCCTGTTATCACCCCTACTGGTAGCTCCATGGGCACAATGACCACCCTCGCCAGGGTGTCGCAGAGGATGAGAAAGATGGCCCCTGAGAGGTAGGAGGCCACAAGGAGTATCCGGTGATCACCTCCCACAAGGAGACGCATCAGATGTGGGACTACCAGGCCTACAAAACCTATTATCCCCGTCACTGAGACACAGCAGCCCGTGAGGAAAGAGGCAAGGAGAAAGAGGGCCTTCTTCACCCTCTCCACCTCCACCCCCAGATGGAAGGCCTCCTCCTCCCCGAGAGAGAGGGCATTGAGGTCGAGTGCAAAGATTAAAGAGATAATCAATCCTCCGAGGGAGATGAAGATGATAGCCTTTATAAGGGAGGAGTTGGGTTCCTCAAGGGAACCCATTATCCAGAAGATGATCCCATGGAGGTCCTCCGTCCTGGTTATGGCCATAATGAGCATTATCAGGGACGAGGCTATAAAGCTCACCATCACCCCGATCAGGAGGAGGCGGGAAAGCCTCATAATCCCTCCCTTGGTGCTGAGGATATAGACCACAGAAATAACCCCCACTGCCCCCAGAAAGCCGCTTATGGGCAGGGAAAAAATACCCAACTTTTCAGGGCCACCTGAGACTATATTCAGACATACCCCCAAGGCCGCCCCTCCCGATATACCCAGCGTATAGGGTTCGACCAGAGGGTTGCGAAACATCCCCTGCAGAACCACCCCGGCTATGGCCAAGCCCCCTCCCACGGCAAAACCGAGAAGGATGCGCGGCAGGCGTACCTCAAAGAGGATGGCATATTCAGGGGTCCCCCGCCCTTTTGTGAGAAAAAAGAGACCCTTTTGTAACGGAATGCTCACTGCCCCCACCCCGAGGGAAAAAAAACCCACTACTATAAGGAGTGCGACTAGAAAAAAGGTCCAACCTATCCAGGTAGATCTCCTATCCATCTTCATGAAATATCCTTGCCAACTCTTTTACCGTTACAACAAAACTGAGTGGGGTGGGACTACAGAAACGGTAGGAGTCCACAGTGTAGATCTTCCGGTTCTTCACGGCGTTTATGGTCTTATAATTCAGCCAGACCTCTTTTTCCTGCTCCCCCACAATCCCCATGGTTACGATGAGAATAACATCGGGATTCCTCCGTATCACTTCTTCCCTGCTATAGATACCCGTTTTTGCATCGCCCGCTATGTTTATAGCTCCTGCAAACTCGATGAACTCGTTGACAAAGGAGTTACCTGTAGCGGTAAAGAGAGGATTTGCCCCTATCTGGACAAAGACCTCAGGTCTGGGAAGCCCTTCCACTCTCTTCTTTGTAGCCTCCAGCCCCCTTTTTGCCTCCTCGATGATCTCTGCGGCCCTTTGTTCCTGGGCCACAAGGTGTGAAAGACTCAGGAAATTTTCGCAAAGCCCGTGAAAGTCCTTGGCCTCCTGAAAGATCTCCACCCTCATGCCCAAATCCCGCAACTTTTCTACCTGCTTGTGATCGACAAGGGGGGAGGCAAGCACCAAATCGGGACTGAGGCTCAGAACCTTTTCTACATTCACATCAATTACCGTCCCCACCTTTTGCTTGCTTTGGGCCTCAGGTGGCCTCTGACAATAGATAGTGACACCCACAACCCTATCACCCACTCCCAGAAGGTAAAGCTCCTCCGTTAAGGTGGGGACTAAGGAAACTATCCTCTGAGGGATAGGGGAACTGGGTAAAGCAAAAGCATCGCCGAGAAAGAAAAGAAAAAAGGCAAAAGGAAGAAAAGCGCTCAATATATCCTTTTTATATTCCATTTTATCTCCATACCTAGGCAGGATGGTCCTGCTCCAACTACTTCCCAAACATCCTTCCCCGTTGGTCTTGGTCTGGTTTAAGGGGTATCCACTTCATGTTCCTCTGGGAATAGAAGACCTTCATCGCACCATCCCACAGATCTTGCAATGCCTTTTACCACGGGGAATACCTCCACCGCAACCTGGACAACGGTCCTCACCAGGCTGGGGAGGAGGAATTTCCCCTACCTCCTCCTGGTAGATCTCATAGAAATAGAGGTGTTCTTTGCAGAGAAACTTTACAGGATACCGCATCTGCTTTTCTGCAAACTCTCTATCGGTGATCTGCTCTGCAATGATTGCCCGCAGGAGTGTCATCCCGGAGCCCTTCTCCAGGGGGCGCTTCTTTTGCCAGATAAACTCACGTGGGAGGAAGGGCTCGAAGGCCTTCCTGAGGATCCACTTCCCCCATACTCGCCCCTTCTCCTCCCTTATCTTTAATTCCCCTTTCAAAGTCAAGGCAAAATCCATAAAATCCTCATCCAGATATGGCTGTCTTACATCAATGCCAAAGTACTCCCCTATTCGATTTGAACTGAAGTTCAGAGAGCGGCTTATCCTTCGGATGTAGGCTTCGAGATCCTCTATCTCCTGCATGTAGGGATAGCCTCCGAAGAGCTCATCTCCCCCGTCGCCGGTCATTACGGATTTGAGCCCCTGCCCCTTTGCCTCCTTCATCCCGAAATAGACAACCAGATCATTGGGCAGGGCAGGATCGAAACTTCTTAATATCTTTACCACATTTCTTACAGCAGAAAGGGCCTCATCGACTCCGACCTTCAAAATGGCAAGATCGAGATTAAGCAACCTGCTGAGGATGGAGATATATTTAAGGTCTTCCCCCTGGCCCTCCAGGCTCACTGTGGTGGCCTTTGCTTGGGGGGACAGATAGGCCAATATCCCCGAGTCTATCCCCCCGGAAAGGAGGAGGCAATGGCCCTGATGACCCCTAAGGGCTTCCCTGAGCTTCTCTCTGAGTTCAGTAAGTAGTTCTTTCAATGCATCACATTAAACACGCTAAAATTTGAGACTCATCCCTCCTATAACATTTACCCCTGGAGATGGGTAATAGTTTCTGGTTCCGGTCGTCGGGCTACATACTCCAAACTCCGAATACTCCTCATCAAAGATGTTGTTCACCCCCACAAAGGCTGTGATGAATCTCCATGTATAAGAAACTTTGGCGTTTACCGTTATATAGTCATCCATCCGGGGAACCACATTGGGCTGGTCGCTGATAAAGCGCATTTTGCCCATATAGTTGGCCCATACGTTGAGTTCTAGCCCTTCCAAAAAGGCAATAAAATCAGGTGTAAAGTCGAACCCAAAGCTCACCTTATGCCTCGGGACCGAGGGGACATCGTTACCCTTATAGACCCCACCCCTGAAGGTAGCCTTCATATAGGTATAATTGGCCCAGAGCCTGAGCCAGTCCCATGGTCTCCCTTCGGCAGACAACTCTAGCCCCCAGCGCCTGGTCTTATCGTAGTTCTCGTTTGCTCCGAAGCCAAAGGGTCCTCCCAATGGATTATAGTAGATCTCATCCTCGAGTTTCATCCAGAAGAACGTGAGACCTGACCTGATGCTGGTGGTAAAATAATGATCCACCCCTATCTCATACGTGATCCCCTCTTGAGGTTCCAAAAGCCTGTTGAGGCCACTCCAGGCAGAGAAGTATTCGTCTATTAAAGGGTACCTGTAAGACTTAGAAATCCGGCCGTAGACC encodes:
- a CDS encoding ABC transporter ATP-binding protein is translated as MKGSILEIEGLSCGYGKRVVLHDVSFGVKREEFVGVIGPNGSGKTTLIRAINGLLPSKKGIILLEGKATKRMSRRELATKVAVVTQSPEATPPFSVEEFVLLGRVPHWGRFQLLETKKDVEMAEKVMALTRIGYLRGRRMGELSGGERQLAFLARALVQEPQLLFLDEPTAHLDIGHQIQIMDLLRKLNRESSLTIMVVLHDLNLAGLYCERLILLNEGHLHRTGTPKGVLTERVIEEVYRTSVRVIEAPVKARPIILPVPGEE
- the cobD gene encoding cobalamin biosynthesis protein CobD, which translates into the protein MDRAFLILAAFFLDLILGDPRNYPHPVRAIGWCIRILEGWLRRVFTNLYLAGVLLGIAVAGGSFIIVWCLVHLGSLIHPWLGMGASCFLIYTAIAMRDLDREAKDVYEALVSDDIPKARRLQARIVGRDTEDLSPPEIVRATVESVAENTVDGITSPLFYACLGGAPLAMAFKAASTLDSMIGYRVERYRELGWFSARMDDLMNFVPARITGAIIPMAALVLGMEAKDSLRIMLRDRGKTPSPNAGIPEAAFAGALGIALGGVSFYRGRRTELPAIGDGLKEREPEDILRAIRLMYAASFFSLGTAFFILFALL
- a CDS encoding HAD family phosphatase, whose translation is MIKAIIFDWGGVLIDDPAPGLTAYFAKALGVTGEALLNAYIKFALEFQKGMMSEDTLWERLCSELGVQKQHNHSLWQDAVRQVYSPKKEMFSLASRLKDRGYKVGLLSNTETAAMNYFCEQQYHMFDVTVFSCAEGTRKPEKRIYETVLDRLGVQSNEAVFIDDKEENIDAAGELGIHGILFTSPEQVKKELASLLVDTEQELKSTS
- the cobU gene encoding bifunctional adenosylcobinamide kinase/adenosylcobinamide-phosphate guanylyltransferase is translated as MSTKARVKDQRVVVVTGGARSGKSRFAKELAKQSGGEVVFVATASAQDEEMIRRIERHRRSRPRQWKMVEEEVDLVGVIDVLGEESKTVIIDCITLWLSNLIERGHRDKEILQETKRLSRALLQSPHTVILVTNDVGSGIVPENALARRFRDLAGEVNQILASSSQEVYLMVAGIPVKIKPNKPKVGGYL
- a CDS encoding iron ABC transporter permease, whose amino-acid sequence is MKMDRRSTWIGWTFFLVALLIVVGFFSLGVGAVSIPLQKGLFFLTKGRGTPEYAILFEVRLPRILLGFAVGGGLAIAGVVLQGMFRNPLVEPYTLGISGGAALGVCLNIVSGGPEKLGIFSLPISGFLGAVGVISVVYILSTKGGIMRLSRLLLIGVMVSFIASSLIMLIMAITRTEDLHGIIFWIMGSLEEPNSSLIKAIIFISLGGLIISLIFALDLNALSLGEEEAFHLGVEVERVKKALFLLASFLTGCCVSVTGIIGFVGLVVPHLMRLLVGGDHRILLVASYLSGAIFLILCDTLARVVIVPMELPVGVITGLVGGSVFIYALSRKGASF
- the cobT gene encoding nicotinate-nucleotide--dimethylbenzimidazole phosphoribosyltransferase, with the protein product MQTLKNRLAAIEPLDEEAIQKAKERTRDLIMPSLALGRLHEISWRMAGIKKGIVGQLQHKVVMVAAGDHGVAEEGVSLYPQEVTRQMVLGFIRGVAAINVIAHHVGARVVVVDFGIKGEPDPLWLSAPDRFRDKKVAPGTNNIARGPAMTKEQAEEAILKGIEVFEEERKRGMDVIATGDMGIANTTASAAVICALTGLPPEEIAGRGTGLDNERLKKKVEVIKRALEINRPDPSDPLDVLAKEGGFEIGGICGWMLGGASDGLPVVVDGFISTAGAMLAVALEPKIKDYLFAGHLSEEKGHRSALEYLGLKPILDLGMRLGEGTGAALALPIIEAGVKLLAQISTFEEAGVSRSAG
- a CDS encoding ABC transporter substrate-binding protein encodes the protein MEYKKDILSAFLPFAFFLFFLGDAFALPSSPIPQRIVSLVPTLTEELYLLGVGDRVVGVTIYCQRPPEAQSKQKVGTVIDVNVEKVLSLSPDLVLASPLVDHKQVEKLRDLGMRVEIFQEAKDFHGLCENFLSLSHLVAQEQRAAEIIEEAKRGLEATKKRVEGLPRPEVFVQIGANPLFTATGNSFVNEFIEFAGAINIAGDAKTGIYSREEVIRRNPDVILIVTMGIVGEQEKEVWLNYKTINAVKNRKIYTVDSYRFCSPTPLSFVVTVKELARIFHEDG
- a CDS encoding aminotransferase class I/II-fold pyridoxal phosphate-dependent enzyme; this encodes MGHGGRVFQAAENLGISPYEILDFSANINAFFDLSAIKRLIEEHLDYIHVYPDPDLKRGRDALAEFLHLPTENVAVGNGASHLIHLLPQALRPKKVLIPVPTFSEYERGVLSAGAEISFLRLQEDEGFCLRAESLLSTLDPSVDMVILCNPNNPTGQLLLQEELEEIERHLRKDGTWLVVDEAFIDFVPEQKRPYLLEKTIDGRVVLLRSPTKCLAIPGLRLGYLAAPRTVIHSVIALTPPWSVNCFAQLILENFQDLYEVFKKGLPQLFAERNFLKGELGKNFKVFPSEANFLLFKSKGFTSTNPSKALLKHRILVRDCMNFRGLDEGFTRVAVRGRDENLKLIKAIREVT